Genomic segment of Methanolobus mangrovi:
TAGCATTTTGCACCTATACAAGTTTCAACAGCTTTTCCTGCTGCTGTCGCACCTGCAGGATTTATGAAAGATACATTGAAATCCATATCCACTGCCATAACCGGAGCTGGAATCCTGTTAAGAAGTTCTACCTTTGAACCTGACTCTTCAAGAGCATTCTTCACCTCGGTCTGGTCCATGAAAATTTCCAGAGAACCAATGACATTGCCGTGCCTGTCTTTAAGAGGAACTCCACTGCATTTGATAGAGACATCCTGACCAAGGTCTGCAACTGCCTCCCCATGTTCTATATTCTGAGTGATCATAGACCTTGTACATACACAACTATCGGTCTTGCAGACATTGGTCTTGTAATGGTCATAACATTTGGTACCGATCATGCTATTGGTTGCAAGACTGGCAGCTTCTGCTGCTTTGCTGTTGACATAGTTGATATTATACTCCCTGTCAATGACCATGAAGGGAACCGGAATATTATCGATGTGTCCCACAAGCGTACTGACCACATCATTCATTCCCTCTACGAGTTTAGCATATTCACCGCTGAACTTTGCAGAGTCTGCACGGGTAGCGAGCTTGCCCTCAATTGCAGCATCCGTAAGGAACTCAGCTTCAGTTAAAAGAGCATTAATAGAATCTATACAGAGGTTGAGGTTATTCTTGATCTCATTGAAATCCCCGCTGTAGGAATCAGTGATCTTTTGGGGAATATCACCTTTTGAAATACGATCGATGTACTCAGCAGCTACATTAAGAGGACCTATGAATGCATCAAGGCAACCATTCACTCCCTCCACAACCTTACGGAAATCGCCATTATGCCTGCTGGAATCTGCACGGGTATCAAGACGTCCTTCCACACCAGCCTGTGCAAGTATCACAGCATCATCGACCAATGCATTGATAGCATCTATACACATGTTGAGATTGTTCTTGATCTCATTGAAGTCACCTTTATACTCGTCCGTGATCTTTTCAGGAATGTCACCTTTTGAGATACGGTCAATATATTCTGCAGAAACGTTCAAAGGACCCATGACAGCATCAAGAAGCTGGTTTATACCACCAAGGATCCTGTTGCAATTACCTTCCATTGATGAAATATCACCACGTACGTCGAGTTTGCCCTCCACAACTGCATCGATCAATCGAAGGACTTCTCCTGCAAGCTTTTCATTCTGAACTTCATCAGCTGCCTTTAGGTCCAGTATCTTTTCTTTTTGAGCTAATTCATTCTTTAATGAGAAGTATTCGTCTAAAATAGCATTCAAAGATTGTGCCACTTTTCCATCTAAAGAACTACCTTTTGGAGAGATTCTGGCAGTTGAATCTCCCGATCCCACTGCATCAAGTACACTGATAAGTTCAGTCTTCAATTTATCGTTCATCCCTAGCATTATTCACCCTTCCTGAAAATTATGTGTTAATCTGTAAATTAATTAGTGCGATACCAGCAAACATCTGGAATTTAATATGCTGCAAGAGAAAATGCATTTGATTAGCAGCTTTGCCTTGCAAAGAAATATTATAGCGTGCATATATATAAATATATTTAGCATATAAATATTTGTATTTTTATTATAAACTTTAGTTGAAGACTGTCACGGGATTCGGATATGTGAAAGAAAGCCACACTGTTAACGACATCTTTATATATTGATTATTAACGCTTTAACAAAGCAAAAATGGATGCAAAATGAAATACCTCAAAACTATTAACTTTGTGTTCTATTGCGTCACATTTATCAGAGAGAAACAATACATAGTATATAAGTGGAAATATACAAAGAAGAACATCGCCTGATCAAAAATCTTCTGAAGGACAATCCTCGTGGCCTTAGTGTAACTGATATTTCCAAAAAAATAGGAATAAACAGAAATACTGTTGCTAAATATTTAGAGATCCTTCGCATAAGTGGACATGTTGAAATGGAGTCCATTGGTACTGCAAAGGTATATTTCTTATCCCAGAGGATACCTGTCTCTACATTACTTGATTTTTCTTCAGATAATATAGTAGTAATAGATAGTGAGCACAAAGTCATTCAGGCAAATGACAGATTTGCCGAGTTAGTCAACATTCCCAAAAAAGATTTTAGAGACAGACGAATCGATGATGTACCCATATCAATGCTATCAAATCGGACACTGATAGAAAAGATAGATGAAGGTCTGAAAGGAAAAGAACTGGTGGAGATCTTTGACCTTATCGTAAAGAATGAACTGTGTTTTTTCAAAACAAAAATAATTCCTTCAACGTTTGATGATGGGGAAGCGGGCGTAACCCTGATTATGGAAAACATAACAGAAGACGTTAACTCGCACAATACTTTAAAAGAACAACAGGAGATACTAGAAAATAGGGTTTCTGAAAGAACAGCAGAACTTGAAAGATCAAATGAATTACTAAAAAAAGAGATTACAGAAAGAAAAAAAGCAGAGGAACGAATTCTAGAGGAAAATACAAAAGCTCAGACCTATCTTGATGTTGCAGGCGTACTTATAATAGTGCTGGACGAAAATCAAAATTGCACCCTAATAAACAAAAAAGGACTCGAAATACTTGAATGTGCGAATGAGGACATCATTGGAAAGAACCTGAACGATAATTTTATCCTTGAATCAGAGAGGAATGATGTTCATGAGAGATGCTGCAGAATTTTGAATGATGGCTGTGAAATTAATTGTGAAAGCCACATTATCACACCCACTGGTAAAGAGAAACTTATCAAATGGATAAATGCAAGCATTAAAGATAAAAATGGAAACATTCATGGAATAATCGTATCTGGGCAAGATATCAGTGAGCAAAGAAGAATCGAAAATGAACTGAAGGAAAGTGAACAAAAATACCGCCTTCTTGCTGATAACACCCTTGATAGTATCTGGAAAATGGACAAAAACCTTGTATTTACCTATGCTAACCCTGCTACAAACTTAATAACAGACCTTGGTCCTGAGGATTTCATAGGAACTAAACTTCATGATCATTTCCCTGAAAGTGAAATGAAAAAAATGATGGAAATAATGTCCTCTTCTATGGAACACAGGCCTGATGGAAACTTTACAAAAATGGAAACAGTCATATATGATACAAAAAGAAACCTTGTACCAATAGATATCTATGCTAAAATGTTATTTGATGAGAATGGAGATTTTTGCGGATTGCAGGGAACAACCAGAAAAAGAACCAATGTTAATACGTCACATGAGTGAATATTAATATACAGTAAATTACTTTTTATTTACTTTTAATTATACTTTTTGTAGTTGTTGATTTTTTTAATTTACTACCAGATGTGACATGAAAATATATAAGCAGTCACCAGAAACTACATAAAAGAACATGATATATAAGGTACAATTTCATCTGCAAGAAGTTAGATGATTCACTATTATAATTAACCGCTCACAATTATATAGATTCCCGGAGGATTCCCATGAAAGTAAAAATCACTGAAACTATTCTTCGAGATGCGCATCAATCCCTCATTGCCACTAGAATGCGCACCCGTAACATGCTTCCAATTGTGGATAAGCTTGATGAAGTTGGATACTATTCACTTGAGATGTGGGGTGGAGCAACATTTGACAGCTCCATAAGATATCTCAACGAGGACCCATGGGAAAGATTAAGGGACCTGAAAAAACATATGAAGGAAACCCCTGCACAGATGCTCCTCAGAGGTCAGAACCTGGTAGGATACAGGCATTATTCCGACGATGTTGTAGAAAAGTTCGTTAAGAAAGCCCATGAGAATGGTATTGATATCTTCAGGGTATTTGATGCTGTAAACGATGTCCGCAACATGGAAAAAGCAATTACTGTTGCTAAAAAGGAAGGAGCTCATGTACAGGGAACAATAGCCTACACCATCAGTCCTGTCCATACGATTGACAAATATGTAGAACTGGCAACTGAACTTGCAGAGCTGGAATGTGATTCCCTGTGTATCAAGGATATGGCAGGTCTCATATCACCACAGCAGGCATATGACCTTGTAAAAGCACTGAAGTCAGAAGTGAACCTTCCTGTGGATCTGCACGCACACTGCACATCAGGAATGGCACCTATGAGCTACACTGCAGCATGCAGAGCAGGCGTTGATATATTAGATACTGCACTCTCCCCCTTTGCATGGGGAACATCACAACCGCCAACTGAATCGATCGTGGCCGCACTCGCTGAAACAAAGCGTGCTACAGGACTTGACCTTGAACTGATATCTGAAATATCACAGTATTTCAAGGAAATCAAAGAACACTACCGCTGTATACTTGATCCTATATCCGAGCAGGTTGACACCAATGTCCTGCTTTACCAGATACCAGGAGGAATGCTGTCAAACCTCGTATCCCAGCTCAAAGAGCAGAATGCGCTGGATAAGTTCAATGAGGTTCTCAAGGAAATGCCACTTGTACGTGCAGAACTTGGATACCCACCGCTTGTTACACCTACCAGCCAGATAGTAGGAACCCAGGCAGTACTCAATGTACTCATGGGCGAGAGATACAAGGTAATTCCAAAGGAAGTAAAAGATTATGTTCGCGGCCTTTACGGAAGACCACCGCAGAAGATAAGCGCCGAGATAATTGCAAAGATAATCGGCGAAGATGAACCGATCACCTGCCGACCTGCCGACCTTCTCCAGCCGGAATATGAGAAGATGAAGAAGGAAGCGGAAGAGATGGGCATCATAAAGAAAGAAGAGGATATCCTCACTTACATACTCTATCCTGCAATAGCTCCGGCATTCCTGAAAGGTGAACTTGAAGAAGAAGACCTTACACCTATCATGGAGAAAAGACACCCATGTGCTACAGCAGACGTTTCCGGCATACCAACTGAATACAAGGTGGAAGTTGACGGAGAAGTTTTCAATGTAAAGGTAAATCCTGTCGGCGGTTCTGTTAAAGTCGTTGAAGCAGATGAGAAGCCAACTGCAGATTCCGTACCCGGAGCCGTTACAAGTCACATGCAGGGAATGGTACTTTCCATAAAGGTCCAGATCGGAGATTCCATTGAAGAAGGCGACACGGTCTGCGTCATTGAAGCTATGAAAATGGAAAATGCAATCCATGCGCCACATGGAGGAACTGTCAAAGCCATTCTTATTTCAGATGGTGATGCTGTCAAATCCGGCGATGTACTAATGAGTATAGAGTAGGTGAACAGGTATGTTCAAGAAAGTACTGGTAGCCAACCGAGGTGAAATCGCCATCCGTGTAATGCGTGCATGTCGTGAACTTGGTGTTCAGACTGTGGCAGTGTACTCTGAAGCTGATAAGAATGCCCTTTTTGCAAAATATGCAGATGAGGCATATAGTATCGGCCCTGCGCCTTCCAGCCAGAGTTACCTCAATGGCGACAAGATCATAGAAGTTGCACTTGAATGCGGAGCAGAGGGTATTCACCCAGGATACGGATTCCTATCTGAGAACAGTAAATTCGCCCGCAAGTGCGAGGAAGCAGGAATTACATTCATAGGACCATCAAGCAAGTCCATTGAACAGATGGGAAGTAAGATCGCCGCCAGGAATACCATGATAGCCGCAGGTGTTCCGGTAGTACCAGGGACAAATGAGGCCATATCCGACCCGGAGAAAGCAGCGGATATCGCAGATGGTATCGGTTATCCAGTTATAATCAAAGCATCTGCCGGTGGCGGCGGCATAGGAATGAAAATAGTACATTCCAGAAAGGATTTTCACAATGCCCTTAATTCCATACAGTCTGTGGCGGAATCGGCTTTTGGAGACTCAACTGTTTTTATTGAGAAATATGTAGAAGAACCAAGACATATTGAATTCCAGATACTTGCAGACAAGTATGGAGATGCAGTATATGTCATGGAAAGGGAATGCTCCATACAGCGCAGGCACCAGAAACTCATTGAAGAGGCTCCATCTCCCGTAATGACACCTGAGCTTCGTAAACAGATGGGAGAAACTGCGGTCAAGGCTGCAAAGGCAATAGGATACGAGAACGCAGGAACTGTTGAGTTCCTTTACTCCAAAGGAGATTTCTATTTCCTTGAAGTCAACACCAGACTACAGGTAGAACATACCATCAGCGAAATGATTACCGGCATAGACCTCGCAAAGCAGCAGCTCCATATTGCATGTGGTGAGAAATTACCATTCAAGCAGGAAGATATTAGCATAAGAGGTTGGGCAATTGAATGTCGCCTTAACGCTGAAGATCCACTCAATGACTTCGCACCATCCCCCGGAAAAATAAGAAGATATCGTTCCGCAGGCGGACCAGGCATCAGGGTCGACAGTGGAGTTCATATGGGATACACCATTTCACCGTACTACGACTCCATGATCTCAAAACTCTGTGCATGGGGAAGTACCAGGGATGAAGCCATTGACAGGATGCAACGTGCACTTTATGAATACGTGGTCGTAGGAGTCACAACCAATATCCCATTCCATAAGGCAGTACTGAAACATCCTGCATTCAGGGAAGGAAAACTTACAACACACTTCATAGAGGACAACAATATCATAGAAGATGTGAAAAAGGTTGTTGAGGAAGATTCCGCCAAAGGTGCCACCCTGGCATCAGTACTTGATAACAAGGACCAGAAAATTGCTGCTGTCACCGCTGCTGTGGGCTCATATGTAAATGCTGCCAAAAAACAGACAAAGTAATAAACCTTTGGCAACAACATATAATATGGTGGGGAGTAAACATTCGTATGGTGGAATGCCTGTGAATGACAACAGAAAAGAGATTATAAGATTGTTAAGACAATCTGAAGGAAATCCGGTTTCAGGTCAGGATATAGGGGAAAAACTGGGCATATCCAGAGCAATGGTCTGGAAGTATGTGAGGAACCTCAGAAAAGAAGGATATGACATCCGTTCTTCTCCAAAAACAGGATATATACTTGATGCATATCCGGACAGAATAGACCCTGATGAGCTAAAAGCTATCTTGAAGACAAGTCTTATAGGAACTGATGTCCGATACTATTCGGACTTAGAGTCTACCAACAATACAGCCAGGGAAATTGCAACTAGATCGCCGGAAGGCACCGTAGTAATTGCGGAGACGCAGAGAAAGGGTCGCGGACGCATGGGGACCGAATGGCAATCTATCCCCGGCGGCATATGGTTGTCCCTTATACTCAAACCGTCTGTACCACTTGATAATGTCTCAAAGATAACACTCGTAGCTGGCATTGCAGTAACAAATACACTGAGAAATGCTGGAATTGATGCACGCATCAAATGGCCAAATGATGTATTAGTTAGAGGCAGGAAAATATGCGGAATACTCACCGAGGTCAGCGCCGAAGTTGAAAAGGTGGATTACGTCATCCTTGGTATCGGGATAAATGCAAATGTCAAACTTGTTGATTTTAGAGAAGATATAAGACTTAATTCCACAAGTATTTCCAATGAAATAGGAAAAGTAATTAACAGAACCGCTTTTATCGCATCGCTTCTTTATGAACTTGAACAGCAGTATATAATGTTCAAAACCCGGAAATTCACTGATATCATTGACGAATGGATAAATCTCTCTGATACTATCGGGAAAGAAGTAAAGATCAAAACACCAAATAAACTCATTGAAGGCAAAGCTGTGGGAATTACTGAAAACGGAGCGATTGTCGTCCTTGACAGAAACAATGAGAGACAGGAGATCATTGCAGGTAATTGCCGCTATCGTAATTGACTTTATGATGTGATACTTTGATGCCGCACTCAAAAAGAACCTGCAATATCATCATTGCATTTCTGCTTTTTATTTCAATAATAACATCGGTGTGTGCTGAACCCCTATTTATAAATGAATATAATGAACCTTTGATCATAAGAGAGCATAGCGAACCTTTGTTAATAAACGGAACCGGAATATTTCTGACAACCGGTGATTCATGGGATTTCTATCAGGGTTATACCTTAACTATCAAGAGTGTCAATATTGAACAAAAGCAAGTGTGGATCAAACTCCTGCATGAAGATGAACTCCTTAAAGAAGCGATCCTGTCAGAAGATGCTACTTTTGTCTATACTAAAGACCATGAAATACTGAACATTACCATGGATACTATATATGCAAGTCCCGGTGGAGAACTCGTTACTTTCAAACCAGTATACCAATACCAGGACAGTGATTTTCCGGAACCTGTAACCTCAGACGATGATGAGAATGTAAATCAAAGCATCGATAATCAGACTCCCGGAAACAGCACCAATAACCAGACAAGCGGATTTACAATATTCCAGGTAATTGCATCCATATCAGTTTTACTGGCATGCAGACGCTTTGTAAATTAAGCAAAAATAGGAAATATGGAAAGGAGATTAGAATTTCAGATCGCCTTTCTCCATTAATACTTTAAGGTCTTCAAGACTCAGACGACCACTCTTCTCCAGCTTCTCTTTGGCAACAACAAGATGCTCTTCCTGCTTCTTATCATCCTTTTCAACCTGGATATCATTGAGTTTCTCAAGATAAACACCAAGCTCATCCCTAAGAGCAGCGATCTTCTTCTTAAGAGGGTCGATCTTTTCCCTGATGGGGGCAGTAATAGCATATTTTTCTGAGATCAGTTTGTGAGCTTCATCAGCAGCTTTTCTCAATTCATCAGCTTGATTATAGAGATCGATCATTTCAAGATGGTATTTCTGAGATTCTTCTGCAAGTTTTCCAATTTCATCGCCAAAGTCTTCCTTTGATTCAAACACATCTTTTGAAGCTTCATATGTTTTCATTAGCTTCAGATGAATATCATTTGCATCAAATGCTGCTCCGAGACGCTCTTTAAGTTCAAGTAACCTGCCAAACAGATCCACCTCATGATTCAATGGAATATCAGCATTCAGGAAAAGGTCAAGGTCTGCAGCATAGGCTTTTGAAAGTGTCTCAACGCTTCCCTTAGACAACTTATTGAGGTCATCTCTTTTCGTTTTAAGTTCACTGATATCATCTGAGAATTTACGTGACTTTTCATGAACCTCATTCCTTGAAGATTTCAAAGCAGCTATCTTTGCATTGATAGAGTCTCTCTTGGCTTTGACATCCCGTGCTTTTGCCACCAGACCCTTTACCTTGGAATTAAAAGCATCACGCTTTACTTTCAGATCATCTGTGTTGGTACGATGAAGTTTGAGTTCCCTGAAGATACTTTTAAGCTCACGTTCATGGTGATCTACCTGAGTACGAAGGTCATTCGCTTTGTTCTTCAGTTCTTTTTCATTCATTGAAGAGATATCTATATCTGTCATGCTTTGACATCTCCCACATCAGCAGTTATGGGTTGTTTTTCCCAGTAATCCAATGCCTCTGTATGACTCTTAATCCTGTTCTCCAGCCATTTATATCTTGGAGATATTTCGTTCATTTCCCCCTCAAGTGAAGAGATGGAATTATTGTAGCTCTCCTCAGAACTATCAATTGAACTTAATTCCATTTTTGAACTAAGAGCCTGCCTGATCCTTTCCTGTATAGCATTAAGACGATCGTTAATCCCAGATGCTTTCGAGTCAAGAGAAGAGACACTCTGCAAAATAGAATCTACCTGTTTTTGTTCCTCATCAAGAGTAAGTGAACCTTTTACCTTTGAAAGCTTCTCTTTGGCGGAGTCCATTGCACGGGAAAATTCGTTATTATCGGAAATAGAGTCACTCAGTTCATCAAGCAACTTTTCTGCCTGATGATAGAACAATTGTCTTTTCTCAGTTAATATCTCTACTTTTTCCAGAACATCTTCCCTGTTCTTTTTAGAGGACTCGATACTTTCCAGAACTACTTTCATCTTATTTCCGAGTTCATCGAATTCAGAAGCATATTCATCTATGAATTTCTTATGCTTCTGCACAACTCCTCCAATCAGCCCTTTTCTGTCAAAGGTGTTTAGCGCATTATTCTCTGCGCCCGAAACTGCCATCTCATCATTCATAATAAAACCTCGTAGCATCTATACCCTGAATACCTGAGCATGTGCTACTTCATTAATGATCATTACATTGTTTTTATTTACAACACCGGACCTAACGGCACATGAAACTGCCTTTTCACCAAAGATGTTGACATTTGATGCTTTTGATATAACGTCAATAGCATCTTCCTCTGATATTAGTTCCCCTTTATAGAATTCTTCTGTTATTGTAACAGTGATATTTCCTTCTTTAAGAGTTTTTCCTATCAGTTCCCGGTCACACAAAGCAACAATACTGGTGTCACCTGATTTATGGATCTTGATATACATAGCATCACTTCTTCAAACTACTTTTACATGTTCTTTGTCGGGTTTTATCAGGTCACCGGAACGTCTCATCTTGGATATCAGCTCTTCTGCGTGCTGATGATCTATCTGCTGATTCTGGGCTTCTGCATAGACCTCTTCAAGCGGTGCTTTTCCACCAGGATGCTTTTCACCGACCATTTTGATAATTTCTTTGATAATCTTTATCTTATCCCTCTGGCTCTTACTTGTACCGGAAGCTATTATGTCCACATCGAATGCCCCGGTATCAGGATCAACACCGACCTGTCGTAGACAGGAATAGACTATCTTGGTCGTTCTTTTGGCATCATCCATTGTCGCAACATTACTGAGCCTAAGACGCGCACTTGCCTCTGCAAGTCTTACAAGAGCCTCAAGCTGACGTGCAGTAACAGGCACAGGAGCATCTTTCCCATCCCCCATCTTTCGCAGGTCCATGTAGAACTTGACAAGATGTTCACGTGCCTCCTGCTCCATTACGGGAAAAATATTCCTTCTCGAATAGGCAACATACTTCCTGAGCATATCGGCATCAATGACAGGTTTGATAACTTCCATATGTTCATCGACCTGTTCCTGAGTAATAATGCTTGAAGGCATGTTCTTACGCTGTTCTGAAAGTTCACCAGCATAATGTGACTTGAGAATGTGTTTGGCTATCCTTGAATCCATATCCTCGTTGGGCGTATCCAGCATAACAAATATCATATCAAATCTTGAGATCAGGGCAGGAGGCATGTTTATCTGCTGAGCTATGCCCTCATACCTGTCAAAACGCCCATATTTTGGATTTGCAGCACCAAGAAGTGCACATCGTGATTTCAGTGTGGCAAGAATACCTGCTTTTGCAACACTTATTGTCTGCTGTTCCATTGCCTCGTGGAGTGCACTCTTATCCTCTGTGCTCATCTTGTCCATTTCGTCCACTGCAGCGATACCCATGTCTGCCATGACAAGAGCACCTGCTTCCAATGTCCATCGGCCATCTCCCAGATCATCTTTTACTGCTGCAGCAGTAAGACCACTTGAAGACGCACTCTTACCTGATGCAAACACGCCTCTTGGAGAGAGCTTTACCATATAACGAAGCATCTGACTTTTTGCAACACCAGGATCTCCCACAAAGAGCATGTGAATATCACCACGTACCCTGGAACCATCGGGCAGATGTTTGGCAACACCTGAGAACAGTTGAAGTGAAAGGGCTTCTTTCACATCTTCATAACCATAAATTGAAGGAGCTATGGACCCTATTACTTTATTATATATTTCCGGGTCACGACTCATCGCAAGGATCTCTTCTTCCTCTTCCGGACTTATCTCGAGTTCATCAAATTCCAGATCCATGTATTCTATGGAATTGGCATGTAAGACCAGATCATAGAAAGGAGATTTGCCTTCACGAGTAGTTCTCTGGTGAGAACGTAAGACCCCATTGATGATGACACGATCTCCTGGTTTCACAATACCTGCCAGGTCATCTTCAATATCTACATCAAGACTTTGAGGTTGTGAACCGCCTTTAAGGTTCTCAGGAGATTCCTGTATCTGGAGTTTCTGGGCATCAATAAAAACAGACTGGTTTATGACTATTTTGAACGGACCATTACGGCCACAGGATTCATTTTCACACCCAACAGGTTCTACAAATTTAACCTCGGTCTGTGGGATCATTGTCACATGTTCACAACGCATACACTGGAATGCAGCTTCGAGAACCTTCGGACGTACTTCTGTCGCCTTACGGATCATACCATCAATGGCAACAAACTGGAGAAGGTGCTTGCTACGAAGATCCCTGTTAGGTATCTTATTTGGTATCCTTACAAAACGTACCCTTGTATCATCCAGAGTTTTCTCAACAGGAAGATCTATCTGACGCAGCGCATTGTTAGCACTGGGCATTACCTCATCAGGATTTATAAGAAGCTCACTGGCAAGTTCCCTATCAAATATTTCAAGATCGGGGAACTCAACTTCCAGACTACGCTGATCAGGATAATTGTTCGCAAGATCCAGAACACTATCCCAATAATATTTTTTAAGGAACACTACGAATTTTTCGTCCCACTTACCTTCAGTCATGGTTACACAATATTAGTTAAAAATCATTTAGGGAATCCAACATAGCCTTCAAATGATATGAACATTTCGAAACATACCCATTATACTATTCTTCATCCTGCTTGCACTCACTATCATAACGCCTCTGGATCTTACGCATGATACCATGAAGCGTATGCACTTCACGAGGAAGCAGACATGCTCTCCCGAATATTCTCTTTAACATCAGTTTGGTCTTTTCCCTTTTATGCACAGGATAATCAATATTGTCAATAAGCTCTGATAGATGCTCATACAGTAATCTCATATCCAGAGAATCTGCCAGCGGAGTATCACCAACTTTGATATCACTGAACTCGTAAAGGACAACAGCTACTGCATGGGATAAGTTCATGACCGGATATATATCAGATGTGGGAATCGTCATGATCAGATCGCACTTTTTAAGCTCGTCTCTGGCAAAACCATGATCCTCTCTTCCAAAGAGTATCGCAACCCTGCCACTCATGCCCTTAAGACGTTCTTTTATCTCCACCGGGGAATATCCGGGAACCCTTAAATGCAGGTCAAATCTCGAACCTGATATACCGGTAGTACCTATAACAATACTGCAATCATCAATAGCCTCTTCAAGAGTTGTGACTATCCTTGCATTAGCCAGTATATCTCTTGCATGTGAGGACATAGCCCTTGCTTCACCTTCAAGTTTACAGGGATTTACAAGTACCAGGTCTGAGAAACCAAAATTTTTCATTGCTCTTGTGACAGAACCTACATTTCCCTGATAAAGGGGCTCAACAAGTACTACTCTGAAATCCATTTGAACGATACAACCGTTGCATCTTGTTTATGATTTGCACTACTTAAGTATGTGACAGCATATAAGGTTAATTAACCAGAAATATTTCCGTGTGCATGAATTTTGAGCAACAAAGTGTCTACTGATATAGATTTCTTTGATGAAAATCTTTAAATAATATCGACACCACAATCATGCAAACCGAACCGGTTACTTATAAGTAAAAAATGATTTCAATTCTCGTAATAATTATACTTATATAGATATCAGGAGAAAACTAAATGGCTATGGATTATTTTGCAGGCGTAACTGACGCCTTAAGACTTACTTTTGTGCAGGTTATGATTATGGCGAACCTGTCCATTGGTATTTTCATTATAGGAATG
This window contains:
- a CDS encoding coiled-coil protein, which produces MTDIDISSMNEKELKNKANDLRTQVDHHERELKSIFRELKLHRTNTDDLKVKRDAFNSKVKGLVAKARDVKAKRDSINAKIAALKSSRNEVHEKSRKFSDDISELKTKRDDLNKLSKGSVETLSKAYAADLDLFLNADIPLNHEVDLFGRLLELKERLGAAFDANDIHLKLMKTYEASKDVFESKEDFGDEIGKLAEESQKYHLEMIDLYNQADELRKAADEAHKLISEKYAITAPIREKIDPLKKKIAALRDELGVYLEKLNDIQVEKDDKKQEEHLVVAKEKLEKSGRLSLEDLKVLMEKGDLKF
- a CDS encoding DUF424 domain-containing protein, coding for MYIKIHKSGDTSIVALCDRELIGKTLKEGNITVTITEEFYKGELISEEDAIDVISKASNVNIFGEKAVSCAVRSGVVNKNNVMIINEVAHAQVFRV
- a CDS encoding minichromosome maintenance protein MCM, producing the protein MTEGKWDEKFVVFLKKYYWDSVLDLANNYPDQRSLEVEFPDLEIFDRELASELLINPDEVMPSANNALRQIDLPVEKTLDDTRVRFVRIPNKIPNRDLRSKHLLQFVAIDGMIRKATEVRPKVLEAAFQCMRCEHVTMIPQTEVKFVEPVGCENESCGRNGPFKIVINQSVFIDAQKLQIQESPENLKGGSQPQSLDVDIEDDLAGIVKPGDRVIINGVLRSHQRTTREGKSPFYDLVLHANSIEYMDLEFDELEISPEEEEEILAMSRDPEIYNKVIGSIAPSIYGYEDVKEALSLQLFSGVAKHLPDGSRVRGDIHMLFVGDPGVAKSQMLRYMVKLSPRGVFASGKSASSSGLTAAAVKDDLGDGRWTLEAGALVMADMGIAAVDEMDKMSTEDKSALHEAMEQQTISVAKAGILATLKSRCALLGAANPKYGRFDRYEGIAQQINMPPALISRFDMIFVMLDTPNEDMDSRIAKHILKSHYAGELSEQRKNMPSSIITQEQVDEHMEVIKPVIDADMLRKYVAYSRRNIFPVMEQEAREHLVKFYMDLRKMGDGKDAPVPVTARQLEALVRLAEASARLRLSNVATMDDAKRTTKIVYSCLRQVGVDPDTGAFDVDIIASGTSKSQRDKIKIIKEIIKMVGEKHPGGKAPLEEVYAEAQNQQIDHQHAEELISKMRRSGDLIKPDKEHVKVV
- a CDS encoding RNA methyltransferase, whose protein sequence is MDFRVVLVEPLYQGNVGSVTRAMKNFGFSDLVLVNPCKLEGEARAMSSHARDILANARIVTTLEEAIDDCSIVIGTTGISGSRFDLHLRVPGYSPVEIKERLKGMSGRVAILFGREDHGFARDELKKCDLIMTIPTSDIYPVMNLSHAVAVVLYEFSDIKVGDTPLADSLDMRLLYEHLSELIDNIDYPVHKREKTKLMLKRIFGRACLLPREVHTLHGIMRKIQRRYDSECKQDEE